In a genomic window of Procambarus clarkii isolate CNS0578487 chromosome 12, FALCON_Pclarkii_2.0, whole genome shotgun sequence:
- the LOC138364201 gene encoding uncharacterized protein — translation MPAAIITCHKISGPSDSPPRLETCKCQPIFKCSPHTSSTLNSQTHKVPHLSTLRPTNFLTCQLSDPQTSSPVNSQTHKVPHLSTLRPTNFLTCQLSDPQSTSPVNSQTHKVPHLSTLRPTKYLTCQLSDPQSTSPVNSQTHKVPHLSTLRPTKYLTCQLSDPQTSSPVNSQTHKLPHLSALRPTNFLTCQLSDPQTSSPVSSQTHKLPHLSALRPTNFLTCQLSDPQTSSPVSSQTHKLPHLSALRPTNFLTCQLSDPQTSSTVNSLTYKRRPLSTLRPNTSSPVNCSSMHLG, via the coding sequence ATGCCAGCCGCAATAATTACTTGTCACAAAATCTCTGGACCAAGTGATAGTCCCCCTAGATTGGAAACATGCAAATGTCAGCCCATTTTCAAATGTTCGCCGCACACGTCCTCCACTCTCAACTCTCAGACCCACAAAGTACCTCACCTGTCAACTCTCAGACCCACAAACTTCCTCACCTGTCAACTCTCAGACCCACAAACTTCCTCACCTGTCAACTCTCAGACCCACAAAGTACCTCACCTGTCAACTCTCAGACCCACAAACTTCCTCACCTGTCAACTCTCAGACCCACAAAGTACCTCACCTGTCAACTCTCAGACCCACAAAGTACCTCACCTGTCAACTCTCAGACCCACAAAGTACCTCACCTGTCAACTCTCAGACCCACAAAGTACCTCACCTGTCAACTCTCAGACCCACAAAGTACCTCACCTGTCAACTCTCAGACCCACAAAGTACCTCACCTGTCAACTCTCAGACCCACAAACTTCCTCACCTGTCAACTCTCAGACCCACAAACTTCCTCACCTGTCAGCTCTCAGACCCACAAACTTCCTCACCTGTCAACTCTCAGACCCACAAACTTCCTCACCTGTCAGCTCTCAGACCCACAAACTTCCTCACCTGTCAGCTCTCAGACCCACAAACTTCCTCACCTGTCAGCTCTCAGACCCACAAACTTCCTCACCTGTCAGCTCTCAGACCCACAAACTTCCTCACCTGTCAGCTCTCAGACCCACAAACTTCCTCACCTGTCAGCTCTCAGACCCACAAACTTCCTCCACTGTCAACTCTTTGACCTACAAACGTCGTCCCCTGTCAACTCTCAGacccaacacttcctcacctGTCAACTGTTCTTCCATGCACCTCGGATGA